The genome window CGTAAATTTTAGACATATAATATTTTATTAAACAATATGACTAAGACATTGAACTTTACAAAAGGTTTAATTTTACATTCAATATTTATTTAAGAAATTTCCTTTTGAATTTATAAACACCCGTAAATAAAGCATAAATACACAAAAAAAAATGCAAAAAAAAATCCCGATTACTCAGGATTTTTAAATTTCTATTTCTCTCTAATATAAATATCGATTGGCACTCCTGCAAAGTCCCAGTTTTCTCTGATTTTATTTTCAAGATATCGTCTATAAGGCTCTTTTACATATTGAGGCATATTGGCAAAAAACACAAACTGCGGTGTCGGTGTCGGCAGCTGCATACAATATTTAATTTTTACATATTTTCCTTTAGTCGCAGGCGGCGGATAGGCTTCAATCGCTTTCAGCATGTATTCATTGAATTTTGAAGTAGCAATACGCTGCTGTCTGTTTTCATAAACCTTAACAGTTGCTTCCAAAGCTTTTAGCAGACGCTGTTTAGTCAATGCCGAAACAAAAAGAATAGGCACATCTGTAAATGGCATTAATTCTTTTTTGATTTTCTCTTCATAATCTCGGGTTGACATAGTGTCTTTTTCAACCAGATCCCATTTGTTGACCAAGATTACAAGTCCTTTACGGTTTTTCTCGGCCAGCCAAAAAATACTTTGATCCTGTCCTTCAAATCCGCGGGTTGCGTCAATCACTAATATACAGATATCGGCATGCTCAATCGCACGCACTGAACGCATTACAGAGTAAAACTCCAAATCCTCTTTAACTTTGGCTTTACGGCGGATTCCCGCTGTATCCACCAAGTTGAATTCGAAACCAAAACGGTCAAATTTTGTATCAATCGCATCACGTGTAGTTCCCGCAATATCGGTAACCATGAAACGGTCTTTACCGATAAGCGCATTGATAAAACTTGATTTTCCTGCATTTGGACGTCCTACCACTGCAAAACGAGGCAAAACAACTTCTTCTTTTACTGGCTCCGGTTTTACAGGAAAAGCTTCAATCAGAGCATCCAATAAATCACCTGTTCCGCTTCCTGAAATACTGGCGAAAGTAAAATAATCTCCCAATCCCAAGTTGTAAAACTCCACAGCATCTTTCTCACGCATCGCATTGTCCACCTTATTGACGGCAAGCAAAACCGGTTTGGTCACTTTTCGCAATAATTTGGCAACCGTTTCATC of Flavobacterium marginilacus contains these proteins:
- the der gene encoding ribosome biogenesis GTPase Der, giving the protein MSNIVAIVGRPNVGKSTLFNRLIQRREAIVDSVSGVTRDRNYGKSEWNGKEFSVIDTGGYVRGSDDVFEGEIRKQVELAIDEADVIIFVVDVEEGITPMDETVAKLLRKVTKPVLLAVNKVDNAMREKDAVEFYNLGLGDYFTFASISGSGTGDLLDALIEAFPVKPEPVKEEVVLPRFAVVGRPNAGKSSFINALIGKDRFMVTDIAGTTRDAIDTKFDRFGFEFNLVDTAGIRRKAKVKEDLEFYSVMRSVRAIEHADICILVIDATRGFEGQDQSIFWLAEKNRKGLVILVNKWDLVEKDTMSTRDYEEKIKKELMPFTDVPILFVSALTKQRLLKALEATVKVYENRQQRIATSKFNEYMLKAIEAYPPPATKGKYVKIKYCMQLPTPTPQFVFFANMPQYVKEPYRRYLENKIRENWDFAGVPIDIYIREK